One window of Fusobacterium polymorphum genomic DNA carries:
- a CDS encoding malolactic enzyme, which translates to MAKKSYEVLNDPFLNKGTAFTKEERKELELTGLLPPQIQTIEEQAEQVYAQYKSKEPLINKRRFLMEIFDTNRTLFYYLFSQHVVEFMPVVYDPVIAENIENYSELYVNPQNAVYLSIDSPEAIEESLKNATKDREIRLIVVTDAEGILGIGDWGTNGVDISVGKLMVYTAAAGIDPKSVLPVVLDAGTNREALLEDKLYLGNRHKRVYGDKYYDFVDKFVQTAEKLFPRLYLHFEDFGRSNAANVLHKYWKTYPVFNDDIQGTGIITLAGILGALKISGEKLTDQKYMCFGAGTAGAGIADRVYQEMLQQGLSENEARSRFYLVDKQGLLFDDMDDLTPEQKPFARKRTEFTNANELTNLEAAVKAVKPTILVGTSTQPNTFTETIVKEMASYTARPIIFPLSNPTKLAEATAENLIKWTDGKALVATGIPADPVEYNGVTYEIGQANNALIYPALGLGAIASTAKLVTNEMISKAAHSLGGIVDTTKPGAATLPPVSKLTEFSQRVAEAVGQCALDQKLNREDITDIKVAIEKIKWTPKY; encoded by the coding sequence ATGGCAAAAAAATCTTATGAAGTATTAAACGACCCATTTTTAAACAAAGGAACAGCTTTCACAAAGGAAGAAAGAAAAGAATTGGAATTAACTGGATTACTACCACCACAAATTCAAACAATCGAGGAACAAGCAGAACAAGTATATGCACAATACAAAAGTAAAGAACCTCTAATAAACAAAAGAAGATTTTTAATGGAAATTTTTGACACAAATAGAACTTTATTTTATTATCTATTTAGTCAACATGTAGTTGAATTTATGCCAGTAGTATATGATCCTGTTATAGCTGAAAATATTGAAAATTATAGTGAACTATATGTAAATCCTCAAAATGCTGTATATTTATCAATAGACTCTCCTGAAGCAATAGAAGAATCTTTAAAAAATGCAACAAAAGATAGAGAAATAAGACTAATAGTTGTAACTGATGCAGAAGGTATTTTAGGAATTGGAGATTGGGGGACAAATGGTGTTGATATTTCAGTTGGAAAGTTAATGGTTTACACAGCAGCAGCTGGAATAGATCCTAAATCAGTTTTACCAGTTGTTTTAGATGCAGGAACAAATCGTGAAGCTCTACTTGAAGATAAATTATATTTAGGAAATCGTCATAAAAGAGTTTATGGAGATAAATATTATGATTTTGTAGATAAATTTGTTCAAACTGCTGAAAAATTATTCCCTAGACTATATCTACATTTTGAAGACTTTGGTCGTTCAAATGCAGCTAATGTTTTACATAAATATTGGAAAACTTATCCTGTATTTAATGATGATATACAAGGAACAGGAATTATTACATTAGCAGGAATTTTAGGAGCATTAAAAATTTCTGGAGAAAAATTAACTGACCAAAAATATATGTGTTTTGGAGCAGGAACAGCAGGAGCAGGAATAGCAGATCGTGTATATCAAGAAATGTTACAACAAGGTTTATCTGAAAATGAAGCTCGTAGCAGATTTTATTTAGTTGATAAACAAGGACTTTTATTTGATGATATGGATGATTTAACTCCAGAACAAAAACCATTTGCTCGTAAGAGAACTGAATTTACTAATGCAAATGAATTAACAAATTTAGAAGCAGCAGTTAAAGCAGTTAAACCAACTATTCTAGTTGGAACTTCTACTCAACCAAATACTTTTACTGAAACAATAGTAAAAGAAATGGCATCATATACAGCAAGACCTATTATATTTCCATTGAGTAACCCAACAAAATTAGCAGAAGCAACTGCTGAAAATTTAATCAAATGGACAGATGGAAAAGCATTGGTTGCAACAGGTATTCCTGCAGACCCAGTTGAATATAATGGAGTAACTTATGAAATAGGACAAGCTAATAATGCTTTAATATATCCAGCACTTGGTTTAGGAGCAATTGCTTCAACAGCAAAATTAGTTACAAATGAAATGATATCAAAAGCTGCACACTCATTAGGAGGAATTGTTGATACAACAAAACCTGGAGCTGCTACATTGCCACCAGTATCAAAATTAACAGAATTTTCTCAAAGAGTTGCTGAAGCAGTTGGTCAATGTGCATTAGATCAAAAATTAAATAGAGAAGATATAACTGATATAAAAGTAGCTATTGAAAAAATTAAGTGGACACCAAAATATTAA
- a CDS encoding nitroreductase: protein MNEVLKAIKERRSIRKYKSDMLPKEIIDQIIESGLYAASGKGQQSPIIISVTNKELRDKLSRMNCEIGGWKEGFDPFYNAPVVLIVLAPKDWANKTYDGSLVMGNMMLAAHALNIGSCWINRAKQEFETEEGKEILKSLGIEGEYEGIGHCILGYIDGEYPSVPARKPNRVYYVE, encoded by the coding sequence ATGAATGAAGTTTTAAAAGCAATTAAAGAAAGAAGAAGTATCAGAAAATATAAAAGTGATATGTTACCAAAAGAAATTATTGATCAGATTATTGAAAGTGGACTTTATGCAGCAAGTGGAAAAGGGCAACAATCTCCTATCATTATTTCAGTAACAAATAAAGAACTTCGTGATAAATTATCAAGAATGAATTGTGAAATAGGAGGATGGAAAGAAGGTTTTGATCCATTTTATAATGCACCTGTTGTACTGATAGTTTTAGCTCCAAAAGATTGGGCAAATAAGACATATGATGGAAGTCTTGTTATGGGAAATATGATGTTAGCTGCTCATGCTTTAAATATAGGAAGTTGTTGGATAAATAGAGCAAAACAAGAATTTGAAACTGAAGAAGGGAAAGAAATTCTAAAATCTCTTGGAATTGAAGGAGAATATGAGGGAATAGGACATTGTATTTTAGGATATATAGATGGGGAATATCCAAGTGTTCCAGCAAGAAAGCCAAATCGTGTTTACTATGTTGAGTAA
- a CDS encoding DUF445 domain-containing protein yields MKQLLVMVLISGAIGWITNWVAIKMLFRPHKEINFGLFKIQGLIPKRKAEIGTGIASIIQNELISVKDVISNIDREEFSKRLNSLIDDVLDKNLKKKVKEKFPLLQMFFTDKVAKDVGNTIKDIVMENQEKIFEIFSNYAEENIDFEVIISDKISNFSLDKLEEIITLLANKELKHIEVIGAILGMLIGAVQYLITLIIK; encoded by the coding sequence ATGAAACAATTATTAGTAATGGTTTTAATCTCAGGTGCAATTGGTTGGATAACAAACTGGGTTGCTATAAAAATGTTATTTAGACCACATAAAGAAATAAATTTTGGCTTATTTAAAATACAGGGTTTAATTCCAAAAAGAAAAGCAGAGATTGGAACTGGGATTGCAAGTATTATTCAAAATGAACTAATTTCTGTAAAAGATGTTATTTCAAATATTGACAGAGAGGAATTTTCAAAAAGACTAAATAGCTTAATTGATGATGTATTAGATAAAAATTTAAAGAAAAAAGTGAAAGAGAAATTTCCACTTTTACAAATGTTTTTCACTGATAAAGTAGCAAAAGATGTTGGAAATACTATAAAAGATATAGTTATGGAAAATCAAGAAAAGATATTTGAGATTTTTTCTAATTATGCTGAAGAAAATATTGACTTTGAAGTTATAATTTCTGATAAAATTTCAAATTTTTCTTTGGATAAACTAGAAGAAATAATTACTCTTTTAGCAAATAAAGAATTAAAACATATTGAAGTTATAGGTGCTATATTGGGTATGTTAATTGGAGCAGTACAATATTTAATTACTTTAATAATAAAATAA
- a CDS encoding RsmE family RNA methyltransferase, with amino-acid sequence MLSVVVTEVYDDYILVVDMADINHIKNVFRKVKGDKIRAVDGTNEYLCEIEKIEDKEIELKILEKTEDKFSLDIEVDAGISILKGDKMDLTIQKLTELGINKIIPISVKRCVVKLDKKKDRWEIISKEALKQCQGVVPTVIDEIKKIDKLNFKDYDLILVPYENEKEIFIKEIFRDLKIKPTKILYIIGAEGGFEKEEINYLKENGAKIISLGKRILRAETAAIVTGGVIINEFF; translated from the coding sequence TTGTTAAGTGTTGTTGTAACAGAGGTTTATGATGATTATATTTTAGTTGTTGATATGGCTGATATAAACCATATTAAAAATGTTTTTAGAAAAGTAAAAGGAGATAAAATTAGAGCTGTTGATGGCACTAATGAATATCTTTGTGAAATAGAAAAAATAGAAGATAAAGAAATAGAATTAAAAATTTTAGAAAAAACAGAAGATAAATTTTCCTTAGATATAGAAGTAGATGCAGGTATTTCAATATTAAAAGGAGATAAGATGGATTTAACTATCCAAAAATTAACTGAGTTAGGAATAAACAAAATCATTCCAATTTCAGTCAAAAGATGTGTAGTCAAATTGGATAAGAAAAAAGATAGATGGGAGATAATTTCAAAAGAAGCCTTGAAACAATGTCAAGGAGTTGTTCCCACAGTTATTGATGAAATAAAAAAAATTGACAAATTAAATTTTAAAGACTATGATTTAATTTTGGTTCCTTATGAGAATGAGAAAGAAATATTTATAAAAGAAATTTTTAGAGATTTAAAAATAAAGCCAACTAAAATTCTATATATAATAGGGGCAGAGGGTGGCTTTGAAAAAGAAGAAATTAATTATTTAAAAGAAAATGGAGCTAAAATAATAAGTCTTGGAAAAAGAATATTAAGGGCAGAAACAGCAGCAATAGTGACAGGAGGAGTAATAATAAATGAGTTTTTCTAA
- the mtaB gene encoding tRNA (N(6)-L-threonylcarbamoyladenosine(37)-C(2))-methylthiotransferase MtaB — protein MSFSKKVAFHTLGCKVNQYETESIKNQLIKRGYEEVPFEDKSDIYIINSCTVTSIADRKTRNMLRRAKKINPDAKVIVTGCYAQTNSREILEIEDVDFVIDNKNKSNIVNFVGAIEDISFEREKNGNIFQEKEYQEYEFATLREMTRAYVKIQDGCNHFCSYCKIPFARGKSRSRKKENILKEIEKLVEDGFKEVILIGIDLSAYGEDFKEKDNFESLLEEILKIKNLKRVRIGSVYPDKITDRFIELFKNKNLMPHLHISLQSCDDTVLKNMRRNYGSSLIRESLLKLKSKVENMEFTADVIVGFPKEDETMFQNTHDVIKEIEFSGLHIFQYSDREGTIASNMDGKVDAKTKKQRADRLDNLKQEMIVESRKKYLEKNLEVLVEEEKDGEYFGYSQNYLRVKFKSDEKDLINKLINIKIKCVENDMLIGEKEM, from the coding sequence ATGAGTTTTTCTAAAAAGGTTGCTTTTCATACCCTAGGTTGTAAGGTCAATCAATATGAAACAGAAAGTATAAAAAATCAACTTATTAAAAGAGGATATGAAGAAGTTCCTTTTGAAGATAAATCAGATATATATATAATAAATTCTTGTACTGTTACAAGTATAGCAGACAGAAAAACTAGAAATATGTTAAGGAGAGCTAAAAAAATTAATCCTGATGCAAAAGTTATAGTTACAGGTTGTTATGCACAGACAAATAGTAGAGAAATTTTAGAAATAGAAGATGTAGATTTTGTTATAGATAATAAAAATAAAAGTAATATAGTGAACTTTGTGGGAGCTATTGAAGATATAAGTTTTGAAAGAGAAAAAAATGGAAATATTTTTCAAGAAAAAGAGTATCAAGAATATGAATTTGCTACTCTTAGAGAGATGACAAGAGCCTATGTAAAAATACAAGATGGCTGTAACCATTTTTGTTCATATTGTAAGATACCTTTTGCTAGGGGAAAAAGTAGATCAAGAAAAAAAGAAAATATTTTAAAAGAAATAGAAAAGTTAGTAGAAGATGGTTTTAAAGAAGTAATATTAATAGGTATAGATTTAAGTGCCTATGGTGAGGATTTTAAAGAAAAAGATAACTTTGAGTCATTGCTTGAAGAAATTTTAAAAATAAAAAATTTGAAAAGGGTTAGAATAGGTTCTGTTTATCCAGATAAAATAACTGATAGATTTATAGAATTATTTAAAAATAAAAATTTAATGCCTCATCTTCACATATCTTTACAGTCTTGTGATGATACAGTTTTAAAGAACATGAGAAGAAATTATGGAAGTTCACTTATAAGAGAAAGCTTATTAAAACTAAAATCTAAGGTTGAAAACATGGAATTTACAGCAGATGTAATAGTAGGTTTTCCTAAGGAAGATGAAACTATGTTTCAAAATACTCATGATGTTATAAAAGAAATAGAGTTTTCAGGTTTACATATTTTCCAATATTCAGATAGAGAAGGAACTATTGCAAGTAATATGGATGGAAAAGTAGATGCTAAAACTAAGAAACAAAGAGCTGATAGATTAGATAATTTAAAACAAGAAATGATAGTAGAGAGTAGAAAAAAATATTTAGAAAAGAACTTAGAGGTTTTAGTTGAAGAAGAAAAAGATGGTGAATATTTTGGTTATTCTCAAAATTATCTAAGAGTTAAATTTAAGTCAGATGAAAAAGATCTTATAAATAAACTAATAAATATAAAAATAAAATGTGTAGAAAATGATATGTTAATTGGTGAAAAGGAGATGTAA
- a CDS encoding AEC family transporter: protein MEAFISSIGSILSIVLLIILGYILKEKNWFSDSFSGNISKLIMNIALPASIFVSVLKYLTLKSLLSLTGALVYTFLSVIIGYIFAYILVKILNVPVGRRGTFINTVVNANTIFIGLPLNIALFGNESLPYFLVYYVTNTVSTWAFGAILIGNDTNDKDKKGATFNWRKLFPPPLLGFIVALIFLFLSIPVPAFINSTLGYLGGIVTPLSLIYIGIVLHNAGLKSIKFDRDTIFALIGRFIFSPIIMLILIKFSSDILPLKELSAIEVKTFIVQSAAPALAVLPILVNEAKGDVEYATNVVTTSTLLFVIVIPIITTLLGRI, encoded by the coding sequence ATGGAAGCATTTATAAGTTCAATAGGAAGTATATTATCCATAGTTTTACTGATAATATTAGGATATATATTAAAAGAAAAAAATTGGTTTAGTGATAGTTTTAGTGGAAATATATCTAAACTAATTATGAATATTGCTTTACCAGCCTCTATTTTTGTATCTGTTTTGAAGTATTTGACATTAAAATCTTTATTATCTTTAACAGGAGCTTTAGTTTATACATTTTTATCTGTAATAATTGGTTATATTTTTGCATACATACTTGTAAAAATTTTAAATGTTCCAGTTGGAAGAAGAGGTACTTTCATAAATACTGTTGTCAATGCAAATACAATTTTTATAGGACTACCATTAAATATTGCCTTATTTGGAAATGAAAGTTTACCATATTTTTTAGTTTACTATGTTACAAATACAGTTTCAACTTGGGCATTTGGAGCAATACTAATTGGTAATGATACAAATGATAAAGATAAAAAAGGAGCAACTTTTAATTGGAGAAAGTTGTTTCCACCTCCATTATTAGGTTTTATAGTTGCTCTTATATTTTTATTTTTAAGTATACCTGTTCCAGCTTTTATTAATTCAACATTAGGATATTTAGGAGGGATAGTTACACCATTATCTTTAATATACATAGGTATTGTTTTACATAATGCTGGACTAAAAAGTATAAAGTTTGATAGAGATACTATATTTGCACTTATAGGAAGATTTATATTCTCACCAATTATTATGCTTATTTTAATAAAATTTAGCTCAGATATTTTGCCATTAAAAGAATTATCAGCAATAGAAGTAAAAACATTTATAGTACAGTCAGCTGCACCAGCACTTGCAGTATTACCAATTTTGGTTAATGAGGCAAAGGGAGATGTGGAATATGCAACAAATGTAGTAACAACAAGTACCTTATTGTTTGTTATTGTAATACCAATCATCACTACTTTATTGGGAAGAATATAA
- the tnpB gene encoding IS200/IS605 family element RNA-guided endonuclease TnpB gives MKTKIIKRAYKFRIYPTLEQISFFAKSFGCVRKVHNLMLDDRKKAYEEYKSIGIKTKYPTPAKYKEGYSYLKEVDSLALANAQLNLEKAYKNFLKNKDFGFPKYKCKSNPVQSYTTNNQNTIYIKDRYIKLPKLKSLVKIKLHRKIKGIIKSVTISKNSINHYFVSILCEEEIEEFTKTNKNIGIDLGIKEFVTMSDCTKVENLKLSKEYEKKLKREQRKLSRRCKLAKDSDKKLSDSKNYQKQKKKVAKIHNKIRNKRKDFINKLSTKIINNHDIISIEDLNIKGMLKNHKLAKSISDVSWSEFVRQLEYKANWYGRKIIKVPAFYPSSKTCSSCGNIKETLKLSERIYHCECCGLEIDRDYNASINILRKGLEISKEEKVS, from the coding sequence ATGAAAACCAAAATAATTAAAAGAGCATATAAATTCAGAATATACCCTACCTTAGAACAAATTAGCTTTTTTGCTAAGTCTTTTGGTTGTGTTAGAAAAGTTCATAACCTTATGTTAGATGATAGAAAGAAAGCTTATGAAGAATATAAATCAATAGGAATTAAAACTAAATATCCTACTCCTGCTAAATATAAAGAAGGATATTCTTATTTAAAAGAAGTAGATAGTTTAGCTCTTGCTAATGCACAATTAAATTTAGAAAAAGCCTATAAAAATTTTCTTAAGAATAAAGATTTTGGTTTTCCAAAATATAAATGTAAATCTAATCCAGTACAAAGTTATACTACAAATAATCAAAACACAATATATATTAAAGATAGATATATAAAACTTCCTAAATTAAAATCACTAGTCAAAATTAAATTACATAGAAAAATAAAAGGTATAATTAAATCAGTAACAATAAGTAAAAATAGTATTAACCATTATTTTGTTTCAATATTATGTGAAGAAGAAATAGAAGAATTTACAAAGACTAATAAAAATATTGGAATAGATTTAGGAATAAAAGAGTTTGTAACAATGAGTGATTGTACAAAAGTAGAAAATTTAAAGCTATCAAAAGAATATGAGAAAAAACTGAAAAGAGAACAAAGAAAACTATCAAGAAGATGTAAACTTGCTAAAGATAGCGATAAAAAACTATCAGATAGTAAGAATTATCAAAAACAAAAGAAAAAAGTAGCAAAAATTCATAATAAAATTAGAAATAAAAGAAAAGACTTTATAAATAAGTTGAGTACAAAAATTATCAATAACCACGATATAATTTCTATAGAAGATTTAAATATAAAAGGAATGTTAAAAAATCACAAACTAGCAAAAAGTATATCAGATGTAAGTTGGAGTGAATTTGTAAGACAATTAGAGTATAAAGCAAATTGGTATGGAAGAAAGATTATAAAAGTACCTGCATTTTATCCAAGTAGTAAGACTTGTTCTAGCTGTGGAAATATAAAAGAAACTCTAAAATTATCAGAAAGAATATATCATTGTGAATGTTGTGGACTAGAAATAGATAGAGATTATAATGCAAGTATAAATATATTAAGAAAAGGTTTAGAAATATCAAAAGAAGAAAAAGTAAGCTAG
- the cysK gene encoding cysteine synthase A yields the protein MLANSVIDLIGNTPLVKINNINTFGNEIYVKLEGSNPGRSTKDRIALKMIEEAEKEGLIDKDTVIIEATSGNTGIGLAMICAVKNYKLKIVMPDTMSVERIQLMRAYGTEVILTDGSFGMKACLEKLEELKKQEKKYFIPNQFTNVNNPKAHYETTAEEILRDMDNKVDVYICGTGTGGSFSGTAKKLKEKLPNIKTYPVEPASSPLLSKGYIGPHKIQGMGMSIGGIPVVYDGSLADGILVCEDDEAFKMMRELSFKEGILAGISTGATLKAALDYSKENANKSLRIVVLSTDSGEKYLSSSHGL from the coding sequence ATGTTAGCAAATTCTGTAATTGATTTAATTGGGAACACCCCATTAGTAAAAATTAATAATATTAATACTTTTGGAAATGAAATATATGTAAAACTAGAAGGTTCAAATCCTGGTAGAAGTACAAAAGACAGAATTGCCTTAAAAATGATTGAAGAAGCTGAAAAAGAAGGTTTAATTGATAAAGATACTGTTATTATAGAAGCTACAAGTGGAAATACAGGAATTGGGCTTGCTATGATATGTGCAGTTAAAAACTATAAGTTAAAGATTGTTATGCCTGATACTATGAGTGTTGAAAGAATTCAACTTATGAGAGCCTATGGAACTGAAGTTATACTTACTGATGGTTCTTTTGGAATGAAAGCTTGTTTAGAAAAATTAGAAGAACTTAAAAAACAAGAAAAGAAATATTTTATTCCTAACCAATTTACTAATGTAAATAATCCAAAAGCTCACTATGAAACTACAGCTGAGGAAATTTTAAGAGATATGGATAATAAAGTTGATGTATATATTTGTGGAACAGGAACAGGAGGAAGTTTTTCTGGAACTGCTAAAAAATTAAAAGAAAAATTACCTAATATTAAAACTTACCCCGTTGAACCTGCGTCATCTCCTTTACTTTCAAAGGGATATATAGGTCCACATAAAATTCAAGGTATGGGAATGAGTATAGGTGGTATACCAGTTGTCTACGATGGTAGTTTAGCTGATGGAATTTTAGTTTGTGAAGATGATGAAGCCTTTAAAATGATGAGAGAATTAAGCTTTAAAGAAGGTATCTTAGCTGGGATTTCAACAGGTGCTACTCTAAAAGCAGCTCTTGATTATTCAAAAGAAAATGCTAATAAAAGTTTAAGAATAGTTGTTCTTTCTACTGACTCAGGAGAAAAATATCTATCTAGTTCTCATGGCTTATAA
- the ruvB gene encoding Holliday junction branch migration DNA helicase RuvB, translating into MERIISEFEMPNEVEIQKSLRPKSFDEYIGQENLKEKMNISIKAAQKRNMVVDHILLYGPPGLGKTTLAGVIANEMKANLKITSGPILEKAGDLAAILTSLEENDILFIDEIHRLNSTVEEILYPAMEDGELDIIIGKGPSAKSIRIELPPFTLIGATTRAGLLSAPLRDRFGVSHKMEYYNENEIKSIIIRGAKILGVKINEDGAIEISKRSRGTPRIANRLLKRVRDYCEIKGNGVIDKLSAKNALDMLGVDSNGLDDLDRNIINSIIENYDGGPVGIETLSLLLGEDRRTLEEVYEPYLVKIGFLKRTNRGRVVTPKAYQHFKKDEVKDENKHES; encoded by the coding sequence GTGGAAAGAATTATAAGTGAATTTGAGATGCCTAATGAGGTTGAAATTCAGAAATCATTAAGACCTAAAAGTTTTGATGAATATATAGGGCAAGAAAATTTAAAAGAAAAGATGAACATTTCAATAAAGGCTGCCCAAAAAAGAAATATGGTGGTAGATCATATATTACTTTATGGACCTCCTGGATTGGGAAAAACAACACTGGCAGGTGTTATTGCAAATGAAATGAAAGCAAATTTAAAAATAACATCAGGACCTATACTAGAGAAGGCAGGAGATTTAGCAGCAATTTTAACTTCACTAGAAGAAAATGATATTCTATTTATAGATGAAATACATAGGCTTAATAGTACAGTTGAAGAGATTTTATATCCTGCTATGGAAGATGGGGAACTTGATATAATTATAGGGAAAGGACCTTCTGCAAAATCAATAAGAATAGAGTTACCACCTTTTACATTAATTGGAGCTACTACAAGAGCAGGGCTTTTAAGTGCACCTTTAAGAGATAGATTTGGTGTCAGTCATAAGATGGAATATTACAATGAAAATGAAATTAAATCTATTATTATAAGAGGGGCAAAAATTTTAGGAGTAAAAATTAATGAGGATGGAGCAATAGAAATTTCAAAGAGAAGCAGAGGTACTCCAAGAATAGCAAATAGACTTCTAAAAAGAGTAAGAGATTATTGTGAAATTAAAGGAAATGGAGTAATAGATAAGTTGAGTGCTAAAAATGCCTTAGATATGTTAGGTGTTGATAGCAATGGTTTAGATGATTTGGATAGAAATATTATTAACTCCATAATTGAAAACTATGATGGAGGACCTGTTGGTATTGAAACTCTATCTCTTTTATTAGGAGAAGATAGAAGAACTTTAGAAGAAGTTTATGAACCTTATTTGGTAAAAATTGGATTTTTAAAAAGAACAAATAGAGGTAGAGTAGTAACCCCTAAAGCATACCAGCACTTTAAGAAAGATGAGGTAAAAGATGAAAATAAACACGAAAGTTAG
- a CDS encoding YwqG family protein, with protein MDLKKFVSEILDSLKKNEITISTEFNNNSEIVNKSKIGGKPYLPKDFIWPYYQGLPLSFLAQINLEEVSSLDKDKLLPDKGILYFFYELETQEWGYSPQDKGCAKVFYYEDISNFSLIDFPKDIKDYCEVPEFKVAFKSNISLPSYENFYLFLKEHDTFKEQDISFSDFIPLYDELFIPDNNYTKLLGHPEVIQNPMEEECEAVTRGFDMGGIESYPKQYQKEIKSASKDWILLFQMDTVETDDYELMFGDSGHIYFWIKKEDLKNKNFEDIWLILQCY; from the coding sequence GTGGATTTAAAAAAATTTGTATCAGAAATATTAGATAGCCTTAAAAAGAATGAAATTACTATTTCTACTGAATTTAACAATAATTCTGAAATAGTTAATAAAAGTAAGATTGGGGGAAAACCTTATCTCCCAAAAGATTTTATTTGGCCTTATTATCAAGGATTACCTTTATCTTTTTTAGCTCAAATTAATTTAGAAGAAGTAAGTTCACTAGATAAAGATAAATTACTTCCAGATAAAGGTATTTTATATTTTTTCTATGAATTAGAAACACAAGAGTGGGGATATAGCCCACAAGATAAAGGTTGTGCTAAAGTTTTCTATTATGAAGATATCTCTAATTTTTCATTAATTGACTTTCCTAAAGATATAAAAGATTATTGTGAAGTTCCAGAATTTAAAGTTGCTTTTAAGTCAAATATTAGTTTACCTTCTTATGAAAATTTTTATCTTTTCTTAAAAGAGCATGATACTTTTAAAGAGCAGGATATATCATTTAGTGATTTTATCCCTTTATATGATGAACTTTTTATTCCTGATAATAACTATACAAAATTACTTGGTCATCCAGAAGTAATTCAAAATCCAATGGAGGAAGAATGTGAAGCTGTAACTAGAGGTTTTGATATGGGGGGAATAGAATCTTATCCTAAACAATATCAAAAAGAAATTAAAAGTGCTAGTAAAGATTGGATACTGCTTTTTCAAATGGACACAGTTGAAACTGATGATTATGAATTGATGTTTGGAGATTCTGGACATATTTATTTTTGGATTAAAAAAGAAGATTTAAAAAATAAGAACTTTGAAGATATTTGGTTAATTTTACAATGTTATTAA
- a CDS encoding Rrf2 family transcriptional regulator has product MKINTKVRYGLKALAYIAENSTDKKLVRIKEISEDQDISVQYLEQILFKLKNENIIEGKRGPTGGYKLAIEPKEIDLYMIYKILDDEEKVIDCNEMGEGKTHSCNEAGCGDTCIWSKLDNAMTKILSETSLQDFINNGKKI; this is encoded by the coding sequence ATGAAAATAAACACGAAAGTTAGGTATGGTTTGAAAGCATTGGCATATATTGCTGAAAATTCAACTGATAAAAAATTAGTAAGAATTAAAGAAATATCAGAAGACCAAGATATATCAGTTCAATATTTAGAGCAGATACTTTTTAAATTGAAAAATGAAAATATTATTGAAGGAAAGAGAGGACCAACAGGAGGATATAAATTAGCAATAGAGCCTAAAGAAATAGACTTATATATGATTTATAAAATTCTAGATGATGAGGAAAAAGTTATAGATTGTAATGAAATGGGAGAAGGTAAAACACATAGTTGTAATGAAGCAGGTTGTGGTGATACTTGTATTTGGAGTAAACTTGATAATGCTATGACAAAAATTTTATCTGAAACATCATTACAAGATTTTATTAACAATGGAAAAAAAATATAG